One genomic window of Anoplolepis gracilipes chromosome 5, ASM4749672v1, whole genome shotgun sequence includes the following:
- the LOC140665836 gene encoding uncharacterized protein, which yields MSRAAACHRFFRPSQILLLQLIFLLISLTTLQRANANPLSDLMQEYQNLISESSTVNLTNKSTDSSTENSTDISSTDISSTDISSTDNSSTDISSTDNSSTDNSSTDNSTETEGNTDVYVIKAVVYEIGILTDTDNTTSESTERQERVDISLYDPLYRTDDFF from the exons ATGTCGCGCGCCGCTGCATGTCATCGGTTCTTTCGACCGTCTCAGATTCTgctcttacaattaatatttttattaatatcattaacaACGCTGCAGCGAGCGAATGCTAATCCGTTGTCAGATCTCATGCAAGAGTATCAAAATTTGATATCCGAGAGTTCGACGGTCAATTTGACGAATAAATCGACAGATAGTTCGACGGAGAATTCGACGGATATTTCTTCGACGGATATTTCTTCGACGGATATTTCTTCGACGGATAATTCTTCGACGGATATTTCTTCAACGGATAATTCTTCGACGGATAATTCTTCGACAGATAATTCGACGGAAACTGAGGGCAACACTgacgt ATACGTGATAAAAGCTGTAGTCTACGAGATTGGAATTCTTACAGATACGGATAACACGACTAGCGAAAGCACTGAAAG ACAAGAAAGAGTCGATATATCACTGTACGATCCATTGTATCGAAcggacgattttttttaa
- the Fmt gene encoding serine/threonine-protein phosphatase 6 regulatory subunit 3 isoform X2, whose amino-acid sequence MFWTNNYVSSPHIEALLNKEDVTLHELMDEEDILQECKSQNKKLVEYLTKPAVMEELVTLATKEPSTDIEERWRYKYPNVACELLTCDVPTLNEKLAGDEALLAKLYSFIDTDQPLNPLLASFFSKTIGVLVARKSDQNWYSYQFTCLQVLEFLKSRQRCVDLLLQHLETSAIMDLVLKLVTQVEGSDMRQNILNWLDSQHLVQRLVKLLAPTSESAKHANAAQLLCDMVAVARENQRTSTERTDPDPILNTLESGETVSLLLETILTGEKIETSIVGGIQVLLVLLGQKANNVSNEGDIHGNGDDVADNEQRIKISNAILPYLEHLHKLLLDPPYKPAVKTTIGLLECPLGNTRLHVAKLLSALLSTENLKIHESLANLGTFQTLLDLFFKYTWNNFLHTQVQQCLALAVNYGHRDNDIIYNNIFIKCKLIERILEAWDKNESKQTKENGVRQGYMGHLINIANNIVTQCEKSNILASFLKNNLSPECLSKWENLVNTQLVEINKVHQTVMMGDRTPMFLMSSEENPDDFNPYSQEIYVQQMYSNYQGQQITPPFIENFGFHDDEFNDGDDALHEEDLDKREEMFNKLCQQKQKAGLEDCGSGLEWGDEGELTFQTVVDKRDWHSKQQHQDSSSSDEDDEDPRDVHMEVDTTDPWDTTEPLNTGTVLPPVNPWDVPSSTEPVESTGWANFENFENTLSIDTASEDKKTMCDELKEKTSETTDANLTEKDMAFSETFGESEKSKDCKSSQVIEMDSSPMETNLSSSSSEINEDRVISANENINSNELPDNRDFKSAEIENVKGVTENAIEEEKSSIEHEVTVAAASLKSTSVDTADSMSVSKDAK is encoded by the exons ATGTTCTGGACGAATAATTACGTGTCATCGCCGCATATAGAGGCACTGCTCAACAAGGAG GATGTCACGCTGCACGAGTTGATGGACGAGGAGGACATCTTGCAGGAATGCAAGAGCCAGAATAAAAAGTTGGTCGAGTA TCTTACGAAGCCCGCCGTTATGGAAGAATTGGTGACATTAGCCACTAAGGAACCATCCACGGATATTGAGGAACGTTGGCGTTACAAGTATCCTAATGTCGCCTGCGAGTTGCTTACATGTGATGTGCCTACATTGAATGAGAAATTGGCAG gtgACGAAGCACTTTTGgccaaattatattctttcataGATACCGATCAGCCTTTAAATCCGCTACTTGCGTCATTTTTCAGTAAAACTATTGGAGTGCTTGTTGCTCGTAAAAGTGATcag AATTGGTATTCCTATCAGTTCACATGCTTACAGGTTTTAGAGTTTCTTAAAAGTCGCCAGAGATGTGTAGATTTACTGTTGCAACATTTAGAGACTTCCGCTATTATGGATCTAGTACTGAAACTTGTTACTCAGGTCGAGGGCAGCGATATGCGTCAAAACATATTGaat TGGTTAGATAGTCAACATTTAGTGCAGAGACTGGTAAAGTTGTTAGCACCTACTTCAGAATCAGCCAAACATGCCAATGCAGCGCAATTACTTTGCGACATGGTAGCGGTGGCTAGAGAAAATCAACGTACATCTACAGAGCGTACTGATCCAGATCCTATTTTAAATACTCTAGAATC agGAGAGACTGTGAGCCTATTACTAGAAACTATTTTGACTGGAGAGAAGATAGAAACTAGTATTGTTGGTGGAATACAAGTGCTTTTAGTACTTCTAGGTCAAAAAGCTAACAA TGTGTCAAATGAAGGAGACATACATGGTAACGGCGATGACGTCGCGGATAATGAACaacgtattaaaatttcaaacgcTATTTTACCATATTTGGAACATCTTCACAAACTTCTTCTCGATCCGCCATAC AAACCTGCCGTAAAAACAACCATTGGACTTTTAGAATGTCCACTGGGAAATACTCGTTTGCATGTAGCAAAGTTGTTAAGTGCGTTATTGTCAacggaaaatttaaagatCCATGAAAGTTTAGCAAATTTGGGAACATTCCAAACATTATTG GATCTGTTTTTCAAATACACGTGGAATAATTTTCTACATACACAAGTACAACAGTGCCTGGCCTTAGCTGTTAATTACGGACATCGggataatgatattatttataacaat ATATTTATCAAGTGCAAATTAATAGAGAGGATCTTAGAAGCATGGGACAAAAACGAGAGTAAACA AACCAAGGAAAATGGCGTTCGTCAGGGTTATATgggacatttaataaatatcgcaAACAATATCGTTACTCAGTGCGAGAAAAGTAATATACTGGCCAGCTTTTTGAAGAACAATTTGTCACCCGAGTGTCTTAGTAAATGGGAAAATCTTGTGAATACACAATTGGTGGAGATTAATAAAGTTCATCAAACTGTGATGATG GGCGATCGAACTCCAATGTTCCTGATGAGCTCGGAGGAAAATCCGGATGACTTTAATCCTTACTCGCAAGAGATATACGTCCAACAG ATGTACTCCAATTATCAGGGTCAACAAATAACGCCTCCATTCATCGAAAACTTTGGATTCCACGATGACGAGTTTAACGATGGTGATGATGCGCTTCA TGAAGAAGATCTCGACAAACGAGAAGAGATGTTCAATAAG CTGTGTcaacaaaaacaaaaagctGGGCTTGAGGACTGCGGCAGCGGCCTAGAATGGGGCGACGAGGGCGAACTCACGTTCCAGACCGTGGTGGACAAGCGGGATTGGCACTCCAAGCAACAGCATCAAGACTCCAGTTCGTCGGACGAGGATGATGAAGATCCACGCGACGTACACATGGAGGTCGACACGACTGATc CTTGGGATACTACCGAGCCGCTGAATACGGGTACCGTACTTCCACCAGTTAATCCATGGGACGTGCCGTCATCGACGGAGCCGGTGGAATCTACAGGTTGGgccaattttgaaaatttcgagAATACATTGAGTATAGACACCGCGAGCGAGGATAAAAAGACAATGTGCGACGAGCTTAAAGAGAAGACATCAGAAACGACGGATGCGAACTTAACAGAAAAGGATATGGCTTTTAGTGAAACTTTTGGAGAGAGTGAAAAAAGCAAAGACTGCAAAAGTAGTCAAGTAATCGAAATGGATTCATCACCTATGGAAACTAATCTCAGCAGCAGTAGCAGTGAAATCAATGAGGACAGGGTGATTTCTGCGAACGAGAATATCAATTCTAACGAATTGCCAGATAACAg GGATTTCAAGAGCGCAGAGATCGAAAACGTAAAAGGCGTTACGGAGAATGCCATAGAGGAGGAAAAGTCGTCGATTGAACATGAAGTTACAGTAGCAGCAGCTTCTCTGAAAAGCACATCCGTCGACACCGCCGATTCCATGTCAGTGTCTAAAGACGCTAAATGA
- the Fmt gene encoding serine/threonine-protein phosphatase 6 regulatory subunit 3 isoform X1, translating into MFWTNNYVSSPHIEALLNKEDVTLHELMDEEDILQECKSQNKKLVEYLTKPAVMEELVTLATKEPSTDIEERWRYKYPNVACELLTCDVPTLNEKLAGDEALLAKLYSFIDTDQPLNPLLASFFSKTIGVLVARKSDQNWYSYQFTCLQVLEFLKSRQRCVDLLLQHLETSAIMDLVLKLVTQVEGSDMRQNILNWLDSQHLVQRLVKLLAPTSESAKHANAAQLLCDMVAVARENQRTSTERTDPDPILNTLESGETVSLLLETILTGEKIETSIVGGIQVLLVLLGQKANNVSNEGDIHGNGDDVADNEQRIKISNAILPYLEHLHKLLLDPPYKPAVKTTIGLLECPLGNTRLHVAKLLSALLSTENLKIHESLANLGTFQTLLDLFFKYTWNNFLHTQVQQCLALAVNYGHRDNDIIYNNIFIKCKLIERILEAWDKNESKQTKENGVRQGYMGHLINIANNIVTQCEKSNILASFLKNNLSPECLSKWENLVNTQLVEINKVHQTVMMGDRTPMFLMSSEENPDDFNPYSQEIYVQQMYSNYQGQQITPPFIENFGFHDDEFNDGDDALHNPVDQLTTLAFTLSEEDLDKREEMFNKLCQQKQKAGLEDCGSGLEWGDEGELTFQTVVDKRDWHSKQQHQDSSSSDEDDEDPRDVHMEVDTTDPWDTTEPLNTGTVLPPVNPWDVPSSTEPVESTGWANFENFENTLSIDTASEDKKTMCDELKEKTSETTDANLTEKDMAFSETFGESEKSKDCKSSQVIEMDSSPMETNLSSSSSEINEDRVISANENINSNELPDNRDFKSAEIENVKGVTENAIEEEKSSIEHEVTVAAASLKSTSVDTADSMSVSKDAK; encoded by the exons ATGTTCTGGACGAATAATTACGTGTCATCGCCGCATATAGAGGCACTGCTCAACAAGGAG GATGTCACGCTGCACGAGTTGATGGACGAGGAGGACATCTTGCAGGAATGCAAGAGCCAGAATAAAAAGTTGGTCGAGTA TCTTACGAAGCCCGCCGTTATGGAAGAATTGGTGACATTAGCCACTAAGGAACCATCCACGGATATTGAGGAACGTTGGCGTTACAAGTATCCTAATGTCGCCTGCGAGTTGCTTACATGTGATGTGCCTACATTGAATGAGAAATTGGCAG gtgACGAAGCACTTTTGgccaaattatattctttcataGATACCGATCAGCCTTTAAATCCGCTACTTGCGTCATTTTTCAGTAAAACTATTGGAGTGCTTGTTGCTCGTAAAAGTGATcag AATTGGTATTCCTATCAGTTCACATGCTTACAGGTTTTAGAGTTTCTTAAAAGTCGCCAGAGATGTGTAGATTTACTGTTGCAACATTTAGAGACTTCCGCTATTATGGATCTAGTACTGAAACTTGTTACTCAGGTCGAGGGCAGCGATATGCGTCAAAACATATTGaat TGGTTAGATAGTCAACATTTAGTGCAGAGACTGGTAAAGTTGTTAGCACCTACTTCAGAATCAGCCAAACATGCCAATGCAGCGCAATTACTTTGCGACATGGTAGCGGTGGCTAGAGAAAATCAACGTACATCTACAGAGCGTACTGATCCAGATCCTATTTTAAATACTCTAGAATC agGAGAGACTGTGAGCCTATTACTAGAAACTATTTTGACTGGAGAGAAGATAGAAACTAGTATTGTTGGTGGAATACAAGTGCTTTTAGTACTTCTAGGTCAAAAAGCTAACAA TGTGTCAAATGAAGGAGACATACATGGTAACGGCGATGACGTCGCGGATAATGAACaacgtattaaaatttcaaacgcTATTTTACCATATTTGGAACATCTTCACAAACTTCTTCTCGATCCGCCATAC AAACCTGCCGTAAAAACAACCATTGGACTTTTAGAATGTCCACTGGGAAATACTCGTTTGCATGTAGCAAAGTTGTTAAGTGCGTTATTGTCAacggaaaatttaaagatCCATGAAAGTTTAGCAAATTTGGGAACATTCCAAACATTATTG GATCTGTTTTTCAAATACACGTGGAATAATTTTCTACATACACAAGTACAACAGTGCCTGGCCTTAGCTGTTAATTACGGACATCGggataatgatattatttataacaat ATATTTATCAAGTGCAAATTAATAGAGAGGATCTTAGAAGCATGGGACAAAAACGAGAGTAAACA AACCAAGGAAAATGGCGTTCGTCAGGGTTATATgggacatttaataaatatcgcaAACAATATCGTTACTCAGTGCGAGAAAAGTAATATACTGGCCAGCTTTTTGAAGAACAATTTGTCACCCGAGTGTCTTAGTAAATGGGAAAATCTTGTGAATACACAATTGGTGGAGATTAATAAAGTTCATCAAACTGTGATGATG GGCGATCGAACTCCAATGTTCCTGATGAGCTCGGAGGAAAATCCGGATGACTTTAATCCTTACTCGCAAGAGATATACGTCCAACAG ATGTACTCCAATTATCAGGGTCAACAAATAACGCCTCCATTCATCGAAAACTTTGGATTCCACGATGACGAGTTTAACGATGGTGATGATGCGCTTCA taatcCAGTTGACCAATTAACAACGTTGGCCTTTACTCTCAGTGAAGAAGATCTCGACAAACGAGAAGAGATGTTCAATAAG CTGTGTcaacaaaaacaaaaagctGGGCTTGAGGACTGCGGCAGCGGCCTAGAATGGGGCGACGAGGGCGAACTCACGTTCCAGACCGTGGTGGACAAGCGGGATTGGCACTCCAAGCAACAGCATCAAGACTCCAGTTCGTCGGACGAGGATGATGAAGATCCACGCGACGTACACATGGAGGTCGACACGACTGATc CTTGGGATACTACCGAGCCGCTGAATACGGGTACCGTACTTCCACCAGTTAATCCATGGGACGTGCCGTCATCGACGGAGCCGGTGGAATCTACAGGTTGGgccaattttgaaaatttcgagAATACATTGAGTATAGACACCGCGAGCGAGGATAAAAAGACAATGTGCGACGAGCTTAAAGAGAAGACATCAGAAACGACGGATGCGAACTTAACAGAAAAGGATATGGCTTTTAGTGAAACTTTTGGAGAGAGTGAAAAAAGCAAAGACTGCAAAAGTAGTCAAGTAATCGAAATGGATTCATCACCTATGGAAACTAATCTCAGCAGCAGTAGCAGTGAAATCAATGAGGACAGGGTGATTTCTGCGAACGAGAATATCAATTCTAACGAATTGCCAGATAACAg GGATTTCAAGAGCGCAGAGATCGAAAACGTAAAAGGCGTTACGGAGAATGCCATAGAGGAGGAAAAGTCGTCGATTGAACATGAAGTTACAGTAGCAGCAGCTTCTCTGAAAAGCACATCCGTCGACACCGCCGATTCCATGTCAGTGTCTAAAGACGCTAAATGA
- the Kud gene encoding dolichyl-diphosphooligosaccharide--protein glycosyltransferase subunit TMEM258 has protein sequence MVEIESMTRYVSPVNPAVFPLLAVVLLGIGIFFTAWFFVYEVTSTKFTRDIFKELIISLVAAIFSGFGVLFLLLWVGIYV, from the exons atg GTGGAAATCGAGTCTATGACGAGATACGTGTCACCGGTGAATCCAGCTGTTTTTCCGCTGCTGGCCGTGGTACTCTTAGGGAttggaatatttttcacaGCTTGGTTCTTTGTATACGAAGTTACGAGTACTAAATTCACCCGGGATATATTCAAGGAACTGATAATATCTCTGGTTGCAGCGATATTCTCTGGTTTTGGAGTCTTATTTCTGTTACTCTGGGTTGGCATTTACGTATAA
- the Tsg101 gene encoding tumor susceptibility gene 101 protein, whose translation MVKMTPLDEGRIRQGLTKYQNPDTTKKHVVSVLNLYKGLVFEIEPFIFNDGSRKELLNLQGTIPVVYKGTCYNIPICIWLMDTHPNNAPMCYVKPTADMHIKVSMFVDHNGKIYLPYLHDWVPHNSDLLALIQVMIVTFGEQPPVYAKARSEMQQSSTPYPVQPFMPVPGSGTVSNSSFPPYPPSSQYSGGSNVYPPYPATASGGFPYPGSYGSYAGTTPSYPTQGYNGPYPSYPPVTQPSPTIQSSSGNSGTITEEHIRASLLSAVEDKLRRRLKEQFSQLQAELETLRRTQQELTSGSSHLTDLFEKLRREKQELEKNVNILQDKEAELEKEIAKLSDNQSIDVDEAVTTITPLYKQMLNAFAEEAATEDAIYYLAEGLRSGIIDLDAFLKQVRQLSRRQFMLRALMQRCRQKAGLAG comes from the exons ATGGTGAAGATGACACCGCTAGACGAGGGAAGGATCAGACAGGGCCTGACCAAG tatCAAAATCCAGACACAACAAAGAAACATGTAGTGAGCGTTTTAAATCTTTACAAAGGATTGGTTTTTGAGATTGAACCTTTTA TCTTTAATGATGGCTCGCGCAAAGAGTTGCTCAACTTACAAGGAACTATACCTGTTGTTTATAaag GTACTTGCTATAATATTCCAATATGTATTTGGCTGATGGATACACATCCTAACAATGCGCCCATGTGCTATGTTAAGCCAACGGCAGATATGCATATTAAAGTTAGTATGTTTGTGGATCACAATGGTAAAATCTATTTGCCGTATCTTCATGACTGGGTGCCT CACAACTCAGATTTGCTTGCTCTAATTCAAGTTATGATCGTTACTTTTGGAGAGCAACCTCCAGTTTATGCCAAGGCAAGATCAGAAATGCAACAGAGTTCTACACCATATCCTGTTCAAC CGTTCATGCCTGTACCTGGTAGTGGGACTGTATCGAATTCTAGTTTCCCACCGTATCCACCGAGTTCTCAATATTCTGGTGGTAGCAATGTGTATCCACCGTATCCGGCTACAGCATCCGGAGGATTTCCATATCCGGGTTCTTATGGTTCTTATGCTGGAACTACTCCCAGTTATCCAACACAAGGCTATAACGGTCCCTATCCGTCTTATCCGCCAGTCACACAGCCG tcACCGACGATACAATCAAGCTCTGGCAACTCTGGTACAATCACGGAGGAACACATAAGAGCGTCTCTGCTGTCCGCGGTAGAAGATAAACTCAGACGCCGGCTCAAAGAACAATTCTCGCAGCTGCAAGCGGAACTTGAGACACTGCGGCGAACACAGCAAGAATTAACGAGCGGTTCATCGCACTTGACAGATTTGTTTGAGAAACTCAGAAGAGAGAAGCAGGAactcgaaaaaaatgtaaatatcctGCAGGATAAGGAAGCAGAACTGGAGAAAGAGATTGCTAAGCTGTCCGATAATCAGTCGATAGATGTTGACGAAGCTGTTACTACTATAACGCCCTTGTATAAACA GATGCTAAATGCTTTCGCCGAGGAAGCAGCCACGGAGGATGCTATTTATTATCTCGCTGAAGGACTGCGATCCGGCATCATAGACCTAGATGCATTCTTGAAGCAAGTCCGACAACTGTCGCGCAGACAATTTATGTTAAGGGCATTGATGCAGAGATGTCGACAAAAAGCTGGTCTGGCCGGTTGA
- the Mgat4a gene encoding alpha-1,3-mannosyl-glycoprotein 4-beta-N-acetylglucosaminyltransferase B, translating into MTPHFTALTSVRKRCLIVLLLILVPCAILNLLMPSDMHEEAILQNSIAELQAKLEHLHAKYIGSQEEINLLSHQLLQLIENNHILPDLQLLINNGTSNLTSIKLPSIYNFLPHFLNDPNSLRPAFVQSKGRSGVSMVLGVPTVKREVQSYLMATLKNLLDRMNPAETADTLIIVLVAETDMDYVTYVAKQIEVQFPNECEAGVIDVISPSSSFYPDLSKLRDTLGDDHQRVVWRSKQNLDFAFLMSYAQTKGTFYLQLEDDILAKKNFITTMKTFALQKIGTKENWFVLDFCQLGFIGKLFKCVELPWLIQFFLMFHNDKPVDWLLDHLISTKVCSLDKDSKHCKMAKAELWVHYKPSLFQHIGTHSSLKGKVQKLKDKQFGKITLFYAHENPEATVETQIKPYKQYTLQKAYKGESFFWGLLPQPGDHLKFKFSHPIFIKKYLFRSGNPEHPSDRFYNTTVEVLSEMSSLLDRNSNDVTEDGYVIIGKFDVLGVAEGTVDRRLGRISMLRLTIHSESENWAILSEIHIVEDQPS; encoded by the exons ATGACGCCGCATTTTACAGCTTTGACTTCAGTGAGGAAACGATGTCTGATTGTACTCTTGTTAATCCTAGTACCATGTGCAATTCTGAATCTGCTGATGCCTTCTGACATGCACGAGGAAGCTATATTGCAGAACAGCATTGCCGAGTTGCAAGCCAAGCTGGAGCATTTGCATGCCAAGTACATTGGCAGCCAGGAGGAAATAAACCTGTTATCGCATCAATTGCTACAGCTGATTGAAAACAACCATATTCTACCAGATTTGCAGCTACTTATCAATAATGGCACCTCTAATCTTACCAGTATCAAATTACCTTCAATTTATAACTTTCTGCCGCATTTTCTCAACGATCCAAATAGCCTGCGTCCAGCGTTTGTGCAGAGCAAGGGTAGATCAGGCGTGAGCATGGTATTAGGAGTACCAACGGTAAAGCGCGAGGTACAATCCTATCTTATGGCGACTCTGAAAAATCTGCTAGACCGTATGAACCCTGCGGAGACTGCGGACACGCTGATTATCGTTTTAGTAGCTGAA ACAGACATGGACTATGTGACATATGTCGCGAAGCAAATCGAAGTCCA ATTTCCAAACGAATGCGAAGCAGGCGTGATCGATGTGATATCACCATCATCGTCGTTTTATCCGGATTTGTCAAAATTGCGCGACACCCTCGGCGACGATCATCAACGTGTCGTGTGGCGATCCAAGCAAAACCTGGACTTCGCCTTCCTCATGTCCTACGCTCAGACTAAAGGCACATTTTATTTGCAACTAGAAGACGATATTTTGGCTAAAAAGAACTTTATAACTACTATGAAAACCTTTGCCTTGCAAAAGATTGGTACAAAGGAGAATTGGTTTGTCCTCGATTTTTGTCAACTAGGATTTATTG GGAAGCTGTTCAAATGTGTGGAATTACCTTGGCTGATCcaattctttttaatgttcCACAATGACAAACCTGTTGATTGGTTGTTGGATCACTTGATATCAACAAAAGTCTGCAGTCTTGATAAAGATAGT aaacACTGCAAAATGGCTAAAGCAGAATTGTGGGTGCATTATAAGCCTTCTCTCTTTCAACATATAGGAACACATTCCTCTTTAAAGGGCAAAGTACAGAAACTTAAG GACAAGCAATTTGGAAAGATAACACTGTTCTATGCCCATGAGAATCCTGAGGCGACTGTGGAGACTCAAATCAAACCTTACAAACAGTACACATTGCAAAAAGCATATAAGGGCGAATCGTTCTTCTGGGGTCTGTTACCACAACCAGGAGATCAcctaaagtttaaattttctcatcctatttttataaaaaa GTACTTATTTAGGAGTGGGAATCCTGAACATCCATCTGATAGGTTTTATAATACAACAGTAGAAGTATTGTCCGAGATGTCTTCACTATTGGACAGGAACAGCAATGATGTGACAGAGGATGGCTATGTTATTATAG GTAAATTTGACGTACTTGGCGTTGCTGAAGGGACCGTGGATCGAAGATTAGGTAGAATATCGATGCTTCGTTTGACTATACACAGTGAGAGCGAAAACTGGGCTATTCTGTCTGAG aTTCACATAGTAGAGGATCAACCTAGCTGA